The following coding sequences lie in one Delphinus delphis chromosome 9, mDelDel1.2, whole genome shotgun sequence genomic window:
- the FAM237B gene encoding protein FAM237B, with the protein MNFATRRWFYLPLGCMMLMNLINADFEFQKGVLASNSPGIMEDIDLQCWNACSLTLIDLKEIKIEHTVDSFWNFMLFLQKSQQPRHYNVFLSIAQDFWDMYVDCLLSRSHGMGRRQVMPPKYNFPQKITGGNLNVYLRE; encoded by the coding sequence ATGAATTTTGCCACAAGAAGATGGTTCTACCTACCTCTGGGCTGCATGATGCTGATGAATCTGATTAACGCAGATTTTGAATTTCAAAAGGGGGTGCTTGCCAGCAACAGCCCAGGGATCATGGAAGACATTGATCTCCAGTGCTGGAATGCTTGCTCCTTGACACTGATAGATCTCAAGGAAATCAAGATAGAGCACACTGTGGATTCTTTCTGGAATTTCATGTTGTTCCTGCAAAAATCCCAGCAGCCTAGACATTATAATGTCTTCTTAAGCATAGCTCAGGATTTCTGGGACATGTATGTAGACTGCTTGCTTTCAAGATCCCatggaatgggcagaagacaggTGATGCCTCCCAAGTATAATTTTCCACAGAAGATAACAGGAGGTAATTTAAATGTGTACTTAAGAGAATAG